The following proteins come from a genomic window of Pyxidicoccus sp. MSG2:
- a CDS encoding ABC transporter permease, protein MFQLFLIAFRNLGTHRRRTLLLGGAIAGVTALLVILMGLSTGMKDTMLRSATTLSTGHVNVAGFFKVSAGQGVPVVTGYPKILEQIRKDVPEVDYIVHRGRGWAKVVSETSSMQLGLGGIDIDAEPGFRQVIQVREGSMDGLAKPNSVLIFEKQAKRLAVKVGDTLTIAAPTMRGTSNTVDVQVAAIAANVGMMSDFNVYVPSGTLRALYQLRDDTTGAIQVYLKDVAQVPAVQARLRKTLAEAGHEIMDNDPRAFFFKFEVVNREPWTGQKLDITNWEDEINFISWTLAALNFLTGALTFVLLVIICVGIMNTLWIAIRERTREIGTLRAIGMQRRRVVLMFVCEALTLGALGTLAGAVVGLAVCLGVNAAGMAVPEVVAMFIMSETLKLAVNPGAVVGAMVFITVCTTLISLIPSFLAARMKPVTAMHHIG, encoded by the coding sequence ATGTTCCAGCTCTTCCTCATCGCATTCCGCAACCTCGGCACCCACCGCCGCCGCACACTGCTGCTGGGCGGGGCCATCGCCGGTGTCACCGCGCTGCTCGTCATCCTGATGGGACTGTCCACCGGGATGAAGGACACGATGTTGCGCTCGGCCACCACGCTGTCCACCGGCCACGTCAACGTGGCCGGCTTCTTCAAGGTGTCCGCCGGGCAGGGCGTCCCCGTCGTGACGGGCTATCCGAAAATCCTCGAGCAGATTCGCAAGGACGTGCCGGAGGTGGACTACATCGTCCACCGCGGGCGCGGCTGGGCGAAGGTGGTGAGCGAGACCAGCTCCATGCAGCTGGGCCTGGGCGGCATCGACATCGATGCCGAGCCCGGCTTCCGCCAGGTCATCCAGGTGCGCGAGGGCTCCATGGACGGGCTGGCGAAACCCAACTCCGTGCTCATCTTCGAGAAGCAGGCGAAGCGACTGGCGGTCAAGGTCGGCGACACGTTGACCATCGCCGCGCCCACCATGCGTGGCACCAGCAACACGGTGGACGTGCAGGTGGCGGCCATCGCGGCCAACGTGGGCATGATGAGCGACTTCAACGTCTACGTGCCCTCCGGCACGCTGCGCGCGCTCTACCAGCTCCGCGACGACACCACGGGCGCCATCCAGGTGTACCTGAAGGACGTGGCGCAGGTGCCCGCGGTGCAGGCCCGACTGCGCAAGACGCTGGCCGAGGCGGGCCACGAAATCATGGACAACGACCCGCGGGCGTTCTTCTTCAAGTTCGAGGTCGTCAACCGCGAGCCGTGGACAGGCCAGAAGCTGGACATCACCAACTGGGAGGACGAGATCAACTTCATCAGCTGGACGCTCGCCGCGCTCAACTTCCTCACCGGCGCCCTCACCTTCGTCCTGCTGGTCATCATCTGCGTGGGCATCATGAACACGCTGTGGATCGCCATCCGGGAGCGCACGCGGGAGATTGGCACGCTGCGCGCCATTGGCATGCAGCGCCGGCGGGTGGTGCTGATGTTCGTCTGCGAGGCGCTGACGCTGGGCGCGCTGGGGACGCTGGCGGGCGCCGTGGTGGGGCTCGCGGTGTGCCTGGGCGTCAACGCGGCGGGCATGGCCGTCCCCGAAGTCGTTGCGATGTTCATCATGTCGGAGACGCTGAAGCTGGCGGTCAACCCCGGGGCCGTGGTGGGCGCCATGGTTTTCATCACCGTGTGCACCACGCTCATCTCCCTCATTCCTTCCTTCCTCGCCGCGCGGATGAAGCCCGTCACGGCGATGCACCACATCGGGTGA
- a CDS encoding sigma-70 family RNA polymerase sigma factor has product MALGDDRKVILEKYGPYVRSLAATVRKQFNAQLELDELVAYGQIGLLEAAERFDPKVGANFLTFAHYRIKGAIFDGLRKMGVLRGSDARTAFAGERAAAYLGNLADRESGTSNRGSSFDDDVNDISDAVAGLAMVFASSMEGADTAGYSDESLPVDVRMELEQTKNRVRAAIEKLPEKEKKLLQGYYFQGRTLEEAGAEIGQSKSWASRLHARAIDRLKELLNEEEELPPSPTDARRVSNGGSDDRGLRGTGGAAKAAGPGRPADEQAGRVEVRRSSR; this is encoded by the coding sequence TTGGCTCTGGGCGACGACAGGAAGGTCATCCTCGAGAAGTACGGGCCCTACGTGCGCTCGCTGGCGGCGACCGTCCGCAAGCAGTTCAACGCCCAGCTCGAGCTCGATGAGCTGGTGGCCTACGGGCAGATAGGGCTGCTGGAGGCCGCGGAGCGGTTCGACCCGAAGGTGGGAGCCAACTTCCTTACCTTCGCGCACTACCGCATCAAAGGTGCCATCTTCGACGGGCTGAGGAAGATGGGGGTGTTGCGGGGCTCGGACGCGCGGACGGCGTTCGCGGGGGAACGGGCGGCGGCATACCTGGGCAACCTCGCCGACCGCGAGTCGGGGACAAGCAACCGGGGCAGCTCATTCGACGATGATGTCAATGACATCTCGGATGCGGTGGCCGGGCTCGCGATGGTGTTCGCGTCGAGCATGGAAGGGGCGGACACGGCGGGCTACAGCGACGAGTCGCTGCCGGTGGATGTACGGATGGAGCTGGAGCAGACGAAGAATCGGGTGCGGGCGGCGATAGAGAAGCTCCCGGAGAAGGAGAAGAAGCTTCTTCAGGGCTACTACTTCCAGGGCAGGACGCTGGAAGAGGCCGGGGCGGAAATTGGGCAGTCGAAGAGCTGGGCGTCGCGGCTGCATGCGCGCGCCATTGACCGGCTCAAGGAACTTTTGAACGAGGAGGAGGAACTGCCTCCTTCCCCGACGGATGCAAGGAGGGTCTCAAATGGCGGGTCCGATGACCGGGGTCTCCGCGGCACAGGTGGCGCAGCAAAAGCTGCAGGACCAGGGCGCCCAGCAGACGAACAAGCAGGGCGCGTCGAAGTTCGACGGAGTTCTCGCTGA
- a CDS encoding FtsX-like permease family protein — translation MGGYFRLLMQVAFRNLFTSMINLLIGGIIFFGTLLVVVGGALLDSMDNAMSRSIVGSVAGHIQVYSDESKDELALYGGMSGEPDLAALDDFSRIKPVLEKHPNVKTVVPMGTSGALITSGNTVDLTLARMRDLYKQRAEKGETPELKANIDSVKAHVRQMVALIEEQNAKSRVMLSEAAQDPAEVEALARARTDAFWDAFDQDSFGSLEFLENRIAPQIPDGDMLDMRYAGTDLDAFQSTFDRMELVDGQMVPRGKRGMLLSKFFYENALKLKTALRMDNIKQERDVNQKRIATDPQMQRWVKENQTQTREILFQLDPIKTRLAVERLQKSLGSQEPKLEKLLVDFFATDDANFDTRYAQFYSDLAPLLELYRIRIGDYLTIKAFTRTGYVQSVNVKIWGTYRFKGLEKSAMAGAINLMDLMSFRDLYGYLTADKKEEIAELQKLNAVKEVARENAEEALFGEDSGNTLVANATPGLIDEKDSFDGSLGSLRRDDLAARVYSQEEIEKGVALSAAVMLKDPEKLQQTMAELKQSATDAGLKLRVVSWQQAAGIIGQFVLMAKLVLYFVVFIIFVVALVIINNAMMMATLQRVREVGTMRAIGAQRSFVLGMVLVETVLLGLVFGAGGALVGSGIMAALGIAGIPAANEWAYFFFSGPRLYPTLSVGNLVAAFVIVLVVSAISTLYPAFLATRVSPLKAMQTDE, via the coding sequence ATGGGAGGGTACTTCCGGCTGCTGATGCAGGTGGCGTTCCGCAACCTGTTCACCAGCATGATCAACCTGCTCATCGGCGGCATCATCTTCTTCGGCACCCTGCTCGTCGTGGTGGGCGGGGCGCTCCTGGACAGCATGGACAACGCCATGAGCCGCAGCATCGTCGGCAGCGTGGCGGGGCACATCCAGGTCTACTCGGACGAGTCCAAGGACGAGCTGGCCCTCTACGGCGGGATGAGCGGCGAGCCGGACCTGGCGGCGCTCGACGACTTCAGCCGCATCAAGCCGGTGCTGGAGAAGCACCCCAACGTGAAGACGGTGGTGCCCATGGGCACCAGCGGCGCGCTCATCACCTCCGGCAACACGGTGGACCTGACGCTCGCCCGCATGCGCGACCTCTACAAGCAGCGCGCGGAGAAGGGCGAGACGCCCGAGCTGAAGGCGAACATCGACAGCGTCAAGGCGCACGTGCGGCAGATGGTGGCGCTCATCGAGGAGCAGAACGCCAAGAGCCGGGTGATGCTGAGCGAAGCCGCGCAGGACCCGGCCGAGGTGGAAGCCCTCGCCCGCGCCCGCACGGACGCCTTCTGGGACGCCTTCGACCAGGACTCGTTCGGCTCGCTGGAGTTCCTGGAGAACCGTATCGCCCCGCAGATTCCGGATGGGGACATGCTCGACATGCGCTACGCGGGCACGGACCTGGACGCCTTCCAGAGCACCTTCGACCGCATGGAGCTGGTGGATGGGCAGATGGTGCCCCGGGGCAAGCGCGGCATGCTGCTGTCCAAGTTCTTCTACGAGAACGCCCTCAAGCTGAAGACGGCACTGCGGATGGACAACATCAAGCAGGAGCGGGACGTCAACCAGAAGCGCATCGCCACCGACCCGCAGATGCAGCGCTGGGTGAAGGAGAACCAGACGCAGACGCGCGAAATCCTCTTCCAGCTGGACCCCATCAAGACGCGCCTGGCCGTCGAGCGGCTGCAGAAGTCCCTCGGCAGCCAGGAGCCGAAGCTGGAGAAGCTGCTGGTGGACTTCTTCGCCACGGACGACGCCAACTTCGACACCCGCTACGCGCAGTTCTACTCGGACCTGGCGCCCCTGCTGGAGCTCTACCGCATCCGGATCGGGGACTACCTCACCATCAAGGCCTTCACGCGCACCGGCTACGTCCAGAGCGTCAACGTGAAGATCTGGGGCACCTACCGCTTCAAGGGCCTGGAGAAGTCCGCCATGGCCGGCGCCATCAACCTGATGGACCTGATGTCCTTCCGGGATTTGTACGGCTACCTCACCGCCGACAAGAAGGAGGAGATCGCCGAGCTGCAGAAGCTGAACGCGGTCAAGGAGGTCGCCCGGGAGAATGCCGAGGAGGCCCTCTTCGGCGAGGACAGCGGCAACACGCTGGTGGCCAATGCCACCCCGGGGCTCATCGACGAGAAGGACTCCTTCGACGGCTCGCTGGGCTCGCTTCGCCGGGACGACCTGGCGGCGCGCGTCTACTCCCAGGAGGAAATCGAGAAGGGCGTGGCGCTCAGCGCGGCGGTGATGCTGAAGGACCCGGAGAAGCTCCAGCAGACGATGGCCGAGCTGAAGCAGTCGGCCACGGACGCGGGGCTGAAGCTGCGGGTGGTGTCCTGGCAGCAGGCGGCGGGCATCATCGGCCAGTTCGTGCTGATGGCGAAGCTGGTGCTCTACTTCGTGGTCTTCATCATCTTCGTGGTGGCGCTGGTCATCATCAACAACGCGATGATGATGGCCACGCTGCAGCGGGTGCGCGAGGTGGGCACCATGCGGGCAATTGGAGCGCAGCGCTCCTTCGTGCTGGGAATGGTGCTGGTGGAGACGGTGCTCTTGGGGCTCGTCTTCGGCGCGGGCGGCGCGCTGGTGGGCAGCGGCATCATGGCCGCCCTGGGCATCGCCGGCATCCCCGCGGCCAACGAGTGGGCGTACTTCTTCTTCTCCGGCCCGCGGCTCTACCCCACGCTGAGCGTGGGCAACCTGGTGGCGGCCTTCGTCATCGTCCTCGTCGTTTCGGCCATTTCCACCCTCTATCCCGCGTTCCTCGCGACGCGGGTCTCGCCCCTCAAGGCGATGCAGACGGACGAGTAA
- a CDS encoding GbsR/MarR family transcriptional regulator: MTELGAAELRFIEAMALHFERQGGTRIGGRIHALLMLADEPLSLKRIAELLKVSAASVSTNIRACTAMGLVEPVSVPGDRQHYYVISSEGWESRLHTAEEAMKAFVRVCSSALAAPQLADKPHLREAAAFCDFYLTEMAGIAERWRASRAARPIRATKASKGRTA, from the coding sequence ATGACGGAGTTGGGCGCCGCGGAGCTGCGCTTCATCGAGGCGATGGCCCTGCACTTCGAGCGGCAGGGAGGCACGCGCATCGGCGGGCGCATCCACGCGCTGCTGATGCTGGCGGACGAGCCGCTGTCGCTCAAGCGCATCGCCGAGCTGCTCAAGGTGAGCGCCGCCTCCGTGTCCACCAACATCCGGGCCTGTACGGCCATGGGGCTGGTGGAGCCGGTCAGCGTGCCGGGCGACCGGCAGCACTACTACGTCATCAGTTCCGAGGGCTGGGAGAGCCGGCTGCACACCGCGGAGGAGGCGATGAAGGCCTTCGTGCGGGTGTGCAGCAGCGCCCTCGCCGCGCCGCAACTCGCCGACAAGCCGCACCTGCGCGAGGCCGCGGCATTCTGCGACTTCTACCTCACCGAGATGGCCGGCATCGCCGAGCGGTGGCGCGCGTCCCGCGCCGCCCGTCCCATCCGCGCTACCAAGGCTTCGAAAGGACGCACCGCATGA
- a CDS encoding type III secretion protein: MIRRPHAFAALLLALVFTTGCHIELQHELTESDANEIYVLLSKNGINAKKEKEEGGNEVRFMITVPKADAAQAAELLKLNSLPRPVEKGLAHFAKGSMVPTATEERAMLLKALAGEVSNALNQIDGVLEARAIVMIPENNDLTQPENKPMPSASVFIKYRPLEGGKPPITEAVVQKFAATAVPELKPDAVTVLMTQALPPSAETDAESRLQDVLGLRMTAASAGQFKVMFAGAFGLVLVMMGLAAWTFMRSGSSAPAARAGARGRGRPPEA; this comes from the coding sequence ATGATTCGCCGACCGCACGCGTTTGCCGCCCTGCTCCTCGCCCTCGTGTTCACGACGGGCTGCCACATCGAGCTCCAGCACGAGCTGACTGAGTCGGACGCCAATGAAATCTACGTCCTGCTCAGCAAGAACGGCATCAACGCCAAGAAGGAGAAGGAGGAGGGCGGCAACGAAGTCCGGTTCATGATCACCGTCCCCAAGGCGGACGCCGCGCAGGCCGCGGAGCTGCTCAAGCTCAATTCGCTGCCGCGCCCGGTCGAGAAGGGCCTGGCCCACTTCGCCAAGGGCAGCATGGTGCCCACCGCCACCGAGGAGCGCGCGATGCTGCTCAAGGCGCTGGCGGGCGAGGTGTCCAACGCGCTCAATCAGATCGACGGCGTGCTGGAGGCGCGCGCCATCGTGATGATTCCGGAGAACAACGACCTGACGCAGCCGGAGAACAAGCCGATGCCGTCCGCGTCGGTGTTCATCAAGTACCGGCCCCTGGAGGGCGGCAAGCCGCCCATCACCGAGGCCGTGGTGCAGAAGTTCGCGGCCACCGCGGTGCCGGAGCTGAAGCCGGATGCGGTGACGGTGCTGATGACGCAGGCCCTGCCTCCCTCGGCGGAGACGGACGCGGAGAGCCGGCTGCAGGACGTGTTGGGGCTGCGGATGACGGCGGCCAGCGCGGGCCAGTTCAAGGTGATGTTCGCCGGGGCCTTCGGCCTGGTGCTGGTGATGATGGGATTGGCGGCGTGGACCTTCATGCGCTCCGGCTCCAGCGCCCCCGCGGCGCGCGCCGGGGCTCGCGGCCGCGGCCGGCCTCCGGAGGCCTGA
- a CDS encoding ATP-dependent helicase HrpB → MAQQKLQDQGAQQTNKQGASKFDGVLADKAQGAGQVDQAQGVNKAQAAQATQKADAVRQVETVNKTEKAALNKVSGAGQEPMTAKGAEAVAAKPETAKTSKAGDMMTQVIGDLEKGQGNLEKIISQASSGKQFSNAELLSLQASMYQYTQQLDLTSKVVEKATTGLKDVVKTQV, encoded by the coding sequence GTGGCGCAGCAAAAGCTGCAGGACCAGGGCGCCCAGCAGACGAACAAGCAGGGCGCGTCGAAGTTCGACGGAGTTCTCGCTGACAAGGCGCAGGGCGCGGGTCAGGTGGACCAGGCCCAGGGCGTGAACAAGGCCCAGGCCGCCCAGGCCACCCAGAAGGCGGACGCCGTCCGCCAGGTGGAGACCGTCAACAAGACGGAGAAGGCCGCCCTCAACAAGGTGAGCGGCGCGGGCCAGGAGCCGATGACGGCCAAGGGCGCCGAGGCCGTGGCCGCCAAGCCCGAGACGGCCAAGACGTCCAAGGCCGGCGACATGATGACGCAGGTGATTGGCGACCTGGAGAAGGGCCAGGGCAACCTGGAGAAGATCATCTCCCAGGCCTCCAGCGGGAAGCAGTTCTCCAACGCGGAGCTGCTGTCCCTCCAGGCGTCCATGTACCAGTACACGCAGCAGCTGGACCTGACGAGCAAGGTGGTCGAGAAGGCCACCACCGGCCTCAAGGACGTCGTCAAGACGCAGGTCTAG
- a CDS encoding tetratricopeptide repeat protein: protein MAESSEIANSLVPVGRRQAMVLLEAGYLWLDMGHFDKAREIFAGAAALMPKSEVPQLGLGALEFAQGRHDKALQAYRSAQRLAPQSALPRAHAGEALLFMGKVPEALKELKAAMDLEPDGDGAKLAQSLIQAKEAGVLPPAKK, encoded by the coding sequence ATGGCGGAGAGCTCGGAGATTGCGAACAGCCTCGTCCCCGTCGGTCGTCGGCAGGCCATGGTCCTGCTGGAGGCCGGCTACCTGTGGCTCGACATGGGCCACTTCGACAAGGCTCGGGAGATCTTCGCCGGGGCCGCGGCGCTGATGCCGAAGAGCGAGGTTCCGCAGCTGGGGCTGGGCGCGCTGGAGTTCGCGCAGGGCCGCCACGACAAGGCGCTGCAGGCCTACCGCTCGGCGCAGCGGCTGGCGCCGCAGTCCGCGCTGCCTCGCGCCCACGCGGGCGAGGCGCTACTGTTCATGGGAAAGGTGCCGGAGGCTCTCAAGGAGCTGAAGGCGGCCATGGACCTGGAGCCGGACGGTGATGGCGCGAAGCTGGCCCAGTCGCTCATCCAGGCGAAGGAGGCGGGTGTCCTGCCTCCTGCGAAGAAGTAG
- the sctN gene encoding type III secretion system ATPase SctN: protein MALDLSRYFDLIKEAQLVRVRGRVTELTGLIIKASVPNVRVGELVLIKTRNRTAVKAEVVGFQGDEVMLMPLGELHGIGPDSEVVPTGKPLSIKCGEALLGRVLNGIGEPMDGSPLPTEGLIDWSVDRDCPDPFTRQRIERPLPLGVRCIDGLLTVGEGQRVGLFAGSGVGKSTLMGQIARNTKADLCVVALIGERGREVREFIEDAMGEEGMKRSVLVCATSDQPSLVRLRAAYVATAIAEYFRERGGNVLFMLDTVTRLARAQREIGLAVGEPPARQGYPPSVFSMLPRILERTGNSLKGKCTAIYTCLVAGGDMEEPIADEVRGILDGHFILNRALGERNQWPAMDVLASLSRVMSGIVSKEHKKAAGTLRELLSTYEKQRDLILLGAYQYGTDPRTDRAIDKYDAIIDFLKQDTHSNSEFEDTVAQLIALFEE, encoded by the coding sequence ATGGCCTTGGACCTTTCGCGCTACTTCGACCTCATCAAGGAAGCGCAGTTGGTGCGCGTCCGGGGCCGAGTCACCGAGCTGACCGGCCTCATCATCAAGGCCAGCGTGCCCAACGTGCGCGTGGGCGAGCTGGTGCTCATCAAGACCCGCAACCGCACCGCGGTGAAGGCGGAGGTGGTGGGCTTCCAGGGTGATGAGGTCATGCTCATGCCCCTGGGCGAGCTGCACGGCATCGGCCCGGACAGCGAGGTGGTGCCCACCGGCAAGCCGCTGAGCATCAAGTGTGGCGAGGCGCTCCTGGGCCGCGTCCTCAACGGCATCGGTGAGCCCATGGACGGCAGCCCGCTGCCGACCGAGGGGCTCATCGACTGGTCCGTGGACCGCGACTGCCCGGACCCCTTCACCCGCCAGCGCATCGAACGGCCGCTGCCCCTGGGCGTGCGCTGCATCGACGGGCTGCTCACGGTGGGCGAGGGCCAGCGCGTGGGCCTCTTCGCAGGCTCCGGCGTGGGCAAGTCCACGCTGATGGGACAGATAGCGCGCAACACCAAGGCGGACCTGTGCGTCGTGGCCCTCATCGGCGAGCGTGGCCGCGAGGTGCGCGAGTTCATCGAGGACGCCATGGGCGAGGAGGGCATGAAGCGCTCCGTGCTGGTGTGCGCGACCTCGGACCAGCCCAGCCTCGTGCGTCTGCGCGCCGCCTACGTGGCCACGGCGATTGCGGAATACTTCCGAGAGCGCGGCGGCAACGTGCTCTTCATGCTCGACACCGTGACGCGTCTGGCCCGCGCCCAGCGTGAGATTGGCCTCGCCGTCGGTGAGCCCCCGGCCCGCCAGGGCTACCCGCCGAGCGTGTTCTCCATGCTGCCGCGCATCCTGGAGCGCACGGGCAACTCACTGAAGGGCAAGTGCACCGCCATCTACACCTGCCTCGTGGCCGGCGGTGACATGGAAGAGCCCATCGCCGACGAGGTCCGCGGTATTCTCGACGGCCACTTCATCCTCAACCGTGCCCTCGGCGAGCGCAACCAGTGGCCCGCCATGGACGTGCTCGCCAGCCTCAGCCGTGTGATGAGCGGCATCGTCAGCAAGGAGCACAAGAAGGCCGCGGGCACGCTGCGCGAGCTGCTCTCCACGTACGAGAAGCAGCGAGACCTCATCCTCCTGGGCGCCTACCAGTACGGGACGGACCCCCGCACGGACCGGGCCATCGACAAGTACGACGCCATCATCGACTTCCTCAAGCAGGACACCCACTCGAACTCCGAATTCGAGGATACGGTGGCGCAGCTCATCGCCCTCTTCGAGGAGTGA
- a CDS encoding ABC transporter ATP-binding protein — protein sequence MNPAAKSPIVSITNVTKDYNLGKVVVPALRGVDLQVHPGEFISIAGPSGSGKTTLLNLIGCVDTATTGVVSVAGQDTKQLSERQLTDLRLHTIGFIFQSFNLVSVLTVFQNVEFPLLLQRKLDKAQRHERVMQLLEQVGLASHAKHRPNELSGGQRQRVAVARALVTRPQLVLADEPTANLDSVTGQHIIDLMKELNQKEGTTFIFSTHDAKVMNHANAVWRLADGKILDRLSAAEAQRAMAAGSH from the coding sequence ATGAACCCCGCAGCGAAGTCCCCCATCGTCTCCATCACGAACGTGACCAAGGACTACAACCTGGGCAAGGTCGTCGTCCCGGCACTCCGGGGCGTGGACCTGCAGGTCCACCCGGGTGAGTTCATCTCCATCGCCGGGCCGTCCGGCAGCGGCAAGACGACGCTGCTCAACCTCATCGGCTGCGTGGACACCGCCACCACCGGCGTGGTCAGCGTCGCCGGGCAGGACACCAAGCAGCTCAGTGAGCGCCAGCTCACCGACCTGCGCCTGCACACCATCGGCTTCATCTTCCAGAGCTTCAACCTGGTGTCGGTGCTCACCGTCTTCCAGAACGTGGAGTTCCCCCTGCTGCTCCAGCGCAAGCTGGACAAGGCCCAGCGCCACGAGCGCGTCATGCAGCTGCTGGAGCAGGTGGGCCTGGCCAGCCACGCGAAGCACCGCCCCAACGAGCTGTCCGGCGGCCAGCGCCAGCGCGTCGCCGTGGCGCGCGCGCTCGTCACCCGGCCCCAGCTGGTGCTCGCGGACGAGCCCACCGCCAACCTGGACTCGGTGACGGGCCAGCACATCATCGACCTGATGAAGGAGCTCAACCAGAAGGAGGGCACCACCTTCATCTTCTCCACCCACGACGCCAAGGTGATGAACCACGCGAACGCCGTGTGGCGCCTGGCGGACGGGAAGATTCTGGACCGGCTCAGCGCCGCCGAGGCGCAGCGGGCCATGGCCGCGGGGAGTCACTGA
- a CDS encoding FliH/SctL family protein, with amino-acid sequence MAIGKVIKGDGTAEPGLASERPALRPPRAGVMNAEVFEARQGAQAILEDAQRERERILAEAQRESEDQRAKARDQGRQEGLAQATEIILRAKMQAGELLGTYEKDVVALSLRMAEKIIGRSLEKDPDLMVELCASAIENLRSARAMVLRVHPKTAAVLRAKKPVLMELIGRAVDLAIKEDPEVAPVGCIVQTEFGTVDAQLPTQLEMLQNVLLPDPNGRKEGPA; translated from the coding sequence ATGGCTATCGGCAAGGTGATCAAAGGTGACGGGACGGCGGAGCCGGGCCTCGCGTCGGAGCGGCCCGCGCTGAGGCCTCCCCGCGCCGGCGTGATGAACGCCGAGGTCTTCGAGGCCCGGCAGGGCGCGCAGGCCATCCTCGAGGATGCCCAGCGTGAGCGGGAGCGCATCCTCGCCGAGGCCCAGCGCGAGAGCGAAGACCAGCGGGCGAAGGCGAGGGATCAGGGCCGCCAGGAGGGCCTGGCGCAGGCCACGGAGATCATCCTCCGCGCGAAGATGCAGGCCGGCGAGCTGCTCGGCACCTACGAGAAGGACGTCGTCGCGCTGTCCCTGCGGATGGCGGAGAAGATCATCGGCCGGAGCCTGGAGAAGGACCCGGACCTGATGGTGGAGCTGTGTGCGTCCGCCATCGAAAACCTGCGCAGCGCGCGGGCCATGGTGCTGCGGGTGCACCCGAAGACGGCGGCGGTGCTGCGCGCCAAGAAGCCCGTGCTGATGGAGCTCATCGGCCGCGCGGTGGACCTGGCCATCAAGGAGGACCCCGAGGTGGCCCCGGTGGGTTGCATCGTCCAGACGGAGTTCGGCACGGTGGACGCGCAGCTGCCCACCCAGCTCGAGATGCTCCAGAACGTCCTCCTTCCGGACCCGAACGGCCGGAAGGAAGGGCCGGCCTGA
- a CDS encoding RNA-binding protein: MKKLVGVVATVALFGSGAAFAQDTTSPQQDSSMQQDSTTQSDPAIGGSGSTKSEPAMGGAGTGGTMGGQNAMGQKELTGKVVKADSKTIFVDLHGAVVPLKVDKSTQFNDPSLKKAKDLQPGQEIRASYEVKETENVAKSISMSGTGGSGDMMSPDSSINEGTGGSGMEKDKDVDMNTGGSGVEATPPSENLDNDHGSTMNPDTNPK, translated from the coding sequence ATGAAGAAGCTGGTTGGGGTTGTTGCAACCGTCGCCCTGTTCGGCTCGGGCGCCGCCTTCGCGCAGGACACCACGAGCCCGCAGCAGGACAGCAGCATGCAGCAGGACAGCACCACGCAGAGCGACCCGGCCATCGGAGGTTCGGGCTCCACGAAGAGCGAACCGGCCATGGGTGGCGCCGGCACGGGCGGCACCATGGGCGGACAGAACGCCATGGGCCAGAAGGAGCTGACAGGCAAGGTCGTCAAGGCCGACTCGAAGACCATCTTCGTGGACCTGCACGGCGCCGTGGTGCCGCTCAAGGTGGACAAGAGCACCCAGTTCAATGACCCGAGCCTCAAGAAGGCCAAGGACCTGCAGCCGGGCCAGGAGATTCGCGCCAGCTACGAGGTGAAGGAGACGGAGAACGTCGCCAAGAGCATCTCCATGTCCGGCACCGGCGGCTCCGGGGACATGATGTCGCCCGACTCGTCCATCAACGAGGGCACCGGCGGCTCGGGGATGGAGAAGGACAAGGACGTGGACATGAACACCGGCGGCTCCGGGGTGGAGGCGACGCCCCCGAGCGAGAACCTGGACAATGACCACGGCAGCACCATGAACCCCGACACCAACCCGAAGTAG